The sequence TAAAAAACATGAGCAATAGTGATTTTGAACCCAAGGTTATTTGTTTTCTATGTACCTGGTGAGCGTATGCCGCTGCTGACCTGGCCGGGGTTAGTCGTATGCAGTACCCGTCGAATATTCGGATCGTCCGGGTAATGTGCAGTGGAAGCGTGTCCCCCCATCATATCATCCGTGCTTTTCAGCAGGGTGTGGATGGTGTTTTTGTGGGCGGGTGACGTCTGGACGATTGCAATTACCTGTATGGTAATTATTCAGCCCAGAAGCGGGTACGCTTTTTAAGACCGTTGCTAAAGTTCAGCGGTATTGAAGAAGACCGCCTGCGGGCCAGATGGGTTTCTTCCGCTGAAGCCCCTGAATTTGTCGAAGAGATCGAAGATTTCATTAAGGCGTTGTGCGAAATGGGGCCTTCGCCGCTGAACAAAGAGTCTGTTGAAAACAATATGCTGTCTGTTGCCACCGGATGAATAAGGGAAAACCATGATTGAAAAGGTAAAAGAAAAAGTACAGGAGCTTTTAAAGTCGGAAAAAATAACGGGATTTCTGGGCCTTGGCGAAAAAAACGGCCATATCGGTCCCCATCTTTTTTGTGATGAAACTGATCTTGACAACCTGGTTTTGGGAGACTGGAAAAAGCCGGGAGATACACGTTATCCCCTTAATAAACTGCTGGTTCATCTCGCCCGGAAGTATCCTGAAAAAAGTTTTGGAGTGCTGGTGCGCGGTTGTGACGAACGTGGACTTAAAACCCTTTATATCTGGAACCAGCTTAATCCGAACAATGTCGTTCCGGTGGGCATTGCCTGCCCCCAGGAGCTTGCGGACGCCTGTGAATGCAGCCAACCTTTCCCAGAGGAGTTTGTGGCCGGAGACAAGGCAAAAAAATCCACGGCTGTTTCGGTGGCCAATGTAGATGAGCTTGATCTTAACGCACGATTTGCCCACTGGATGGAAGAGTTTTCAAAGTGCATCAAATGTTACGGTTGTAGAGACATCTGTCCCATGTGTTTTTGCAAAGAATGCAGCCTGGAAACGGATGAACTGATCAGTACGGGCAATATTCCACCTGAAATACCCGTTTTTCATCTGACCCGGGCCATACATATGGCAGGCCGATGCATCGATTGCGGCCTTTGC is a genomic window of Thermodesulfobacteriota bacterium containing:
- a CDS encoding hydrogenase iron-sulfur subunit, producing MSNSDFEPKVICFLCTWUAYAAADLAGVSRMQYPSNIRIVRVMCSGSVSPHHIIRAFQQGVDGVFVGGURLDDCNYLYGNYSAQKRVRFLRPLLKFSGIEEDRLRARWVSSAEAPEFVEEIEDFIKALCEMGPSPLNKESVENNMLSVATG
- a CDS encoding 4Fe-4S dicluster domain-containing protein; translation: MIEKVKEKVQELLKSEKITGFLGLGEKNGHIGPHLFCDETDLDNLVLGDWKKPGDTRYPLNKLLVHLARKYPEKSFGVLVRGCDERGLKTLYIWNQLNPNNVVPVGIACPQELADACECSQPFPEEFVAGDKAKKSTAVSVANVDELDLNARFAHWMEEFSKCIKCYGCRDICPMCFCKECSLETDELISTGNIPPEIPVFHLTRAIHMAGRCIDCGLCEEACPADIPLRTLYKKVAAIMEKEFDYRTGFMDEKSPLNILDQASGE